One genomic window of Motacilla alba alba isolate MOTALB_02 chromosome 1, Motacilla_alba_V1.0_pri, whole genome shotgun sequence includes the following:
- the ST3GAL6 gene encoding type 2 lactosamine alpha-2,3-sialyltransferase isoform X5 — protein MKRILLVFILAAAVMYGILHGNLWRNNFYWLPPTAVERRNALDTCLLKPAFESLLGVDKIYPFLCANDFIRVAEFQGSNKFELPYGIKRAEQFFRLALSRLQNCDFSSEEDSIPCRRCVVVGNGGVLRNKTLGEKIDSYDVIIRMNNGPVIGYEEDVGRRTTFRLSYPESIFSDPIHYDPNTTIVLIVFKPRDLKWLWEILGGQKISAKGFWKKPALNMIYKSSQIRILDPSITRKTAYEWLHFPARFPKKEKPKHPTTGLIAVTLAFHICHEVHLAGFKYDFTDRNSSLHYYGNETMSQMMQNEYHNITAEQKFLKNLIDKNFVVNLT, from the exons ATGAAACGAATTCTTCTGGTTTTtatcctggctgctgctgttatGTATGGTATCCTGCATGGAAATCTGTGGAGAAATAACTTCTACTG gctACCACCTACGGCTGTAGAGAGGAGGAATGCATTGGACACTTGTCTCCTGAAACCAGCATTTGAATCTTTACTGGG tGTTGACAAAATATACCCATTCCTGTGCGCTAATGATTTTATCAGAGTGGCAGAGTTCCAAGGGAGCAATAAGTTTGAACTACCTTATGGAATAAAGAGAGCAG AGCAATTTTTTCGTTTAGCCCTTTCAAGACTGCAGAACTGTGACTTTTCCAGTGAAGAAGACAG CATTCCCTGTCGACGGTGCGTTGTGGTTGGTAATGGAGGAGTGCTTCGAAATAAGACATTAGGGGAGAAAATTGACTCGTATGATGTCATAATAAG AATGAATAATGGCCCTGTGATAGGGTACGAAGAGGATGTTGGGAGGAGGACAACTTTCCGCCTTTCTTACCCAGAATCTATCTTCTCAGATCCCATCCACTACGACCCTAATACCACTATTGTTCTCATTGTCTTCAAACCACGAGACTTGAAGTGGCTTTGGGAGATACTTGGTGGTCAGAAAATA AGCGCGAAGGGCTTTTGGAAGAAACCAGCTCTGAATATGATCTACAAATCGAGTCAAATCAGGATTCTTGATCCCAGCATCACCAGGAAAACTGCTTATGAGTGGCTTCATTTCCCAGCAAGGTTTCCTAAGAAGGAG AAACCCAAGCATCCAACAACAGGCCTAATTGCCGTTACACTGGCTTTTCACATATGCCATGAAGTCCACCTGGCAGGCTTCAAGTACGACTTCACTGACCGAAATAGTTCTTTGCACTACTATGGCAATGAAACCATGTCACAGATGATGCAG AATGAATACCACAACATCACCGCTGAGCAGAAATTTTTGAAGAACCTTATAGACAAGAACTTTGTGGTCAATTTGACGTGA
- the ST3GAL6 gene encoding type 2 lactosamine alpha-2,3-sialyltransferase isoform X2, protein MRGRLSPPRGAREGPAGSSAPPHTGLLVMKRILLVFILAAAVMYGILHGNLWRNNFYWISFYGQASSVRASPSYVTSGVTISYNQLPPTAVERRNALDTCLLKPAFESLLGVDKIYPFLCANDFIRVAEFQGSNKFELPYGIKRAEQFFRLALSRLQNCDFSSEEDSIPCRRCVVVGNGGVLRNKTLGEKIDSYDVIIRMNNGPVIGYEEDVGRRTTFRLSYPESIFSDPIHYDPNTTIVLIVFKPRDLKWLWEILGGQKISAKGFWKKPALNMIYKSSQIRILDPSITRKTAYEWLHFPARFPKKEKPKHPTTGLIAVTLAFHICHEVHLAGFKYDFTDRNSSLHYYGNETMSQMMQ, encoded by the exons GTTTATTAGTCATGAAACGAATTCTTCTGGTTTTtatcctggctgctgctgttatGTATGGTATCCTGCATGGAAATCTGTGGAGAAATAACTTCTACTG GATTAGCTTTTATGGACAGGCTTCCTCTGTGAGAGCTTCTCCTTCCTATGTGACTAGTGGAGTTACAATCAGTTACAATCA gctACCACCTACGGCTGTAGAGAGGAGGAATGCATTGGACACTTGTCTCCTGAAACCAGCATTTGAATCTTTACTGGG tGTTGACAAAATATACCCATTCCTGTGCGCTAATGATTTTATCAGAGTGGCAGAGTTCCAAGGGAGCAATAAGTTTGAACTACCTTATGGAATAAAGAGAGCAG AGCAATTTTTTCGTTTAGCCCTTTCAAGACTGCAGAACTGTGACTTTTCCAGTGAAGAAGACAG CATTCCCTGTCGACGGTGCGTTGTGGTTGGTAATGGAGGAGTGCTTCGAAATAAGACATTAGGGGAGAAAATTGACTCGTATGATGTCATAATAAG AATGAATAATGGCCCTGTGATAGGGTACGAAGAGGATGTTGGGAGGAGGACAACTTTCCGCCTTTCTTACCCAGAATCTATCTTCTCAGATCCCATCCACTACGACCCTAATACCACTATTGTTCTCATTGTCTTCAAACCACGAGACTTGAAGTGGCTTTGGGAGATACTTGGTGGTCAGAAAATA AGCGCGAAGGGCTTTTGGAAGAAACCAGCTCTGAATATGATCTACAAATCGAGTCAAATCAGGATTCTTGATCCCAGCATCACCAGGAAAACTGCTTATGAGTGGCTTCATTTCCCAGCAAGGTTTCCTAAGAAGGAG AAACCCAAGCATCCAACAACAGGCCTAATTGCCGTTACACTGGCTTTTCACATATGCCATGAAGTCCACCTGGCAGGCTTCAAGTACGACTTCACTGACCGAAATAGTTCTTTGCACTACTATGGCAATGAAACCATGTCACAGATGATGCAG
- the ST3GAL6 gene encoding type 2 lactosamine alpha-2,3-sialyltransferase isoform X1, which translates to MRGRLSPPRGAREGPAGSSAPPHTGLLVMKRILLVFILAAAVMYGILHGNLWRNNFYWISFYGQASSVRASPSYVTSGVTISYNQLPPTAVERRNALDTCLLKPAFESLLGVDKIYPFLCANDFIRVAEFQGSNKFELPYGIKRAEQFFRLALSRLQNCDFSSEEDSIPCRRCVVVGNGGVLRNKTLGEKIDSYDVIIRMNNGPVIGYEEDVGRRTTFRLSYPESIFSDPIHYDPNTTIVLIVFKPRDLKWLWEILGGQKISAKGFWKKPALNMIYKSSQIRILDPSITRKTAYEWLHFPARFPKKEKPKHPTTGLIAVTLAFHICHEVHLAGFKYDFTDRNSSLHYYGNETMSQMMQNEYHNITAEQKFLKNLIDKNFVVNLT; encoded by the exons GTTTATTAGTCATGAAACGAATTCTTCTGGTTTTtatcctggctgctgctgttatGTATGGTATCCTGCATGGAAATCTGTGGAGAAATAACTTCTACTG GATTAGCTTTTATGGACAGGCTTCCTCTGTGAGAGCTTCTCCTTCCTATGTGACTAGTGGAGTTACAATCAGTTACAATCA gctACCACCTACGGCTGTAGAGAGGAGGAATGCATTGGACACTTGTCTCCTGAAACCAGCATTTGAATCTTTACTGGG tGTTGACAAAATATACCCATTCCTGTGCGCTAATGATTTTATCAGAGTGGCAGAGTTCCAAGGGAGCAATAAGTTTGAACTACCTTATGGAATAAAGAGAGCAG AGCAATTTTTTCGTTTAGCCCTTTCAAGACTGCAGAACTGTGACTTTTCCAGTGAAGAAGACAG CATTCCCTGTCGACGGTGCGTTGTGGTTGGTAATGGAGGAGTGCTTCGAAATAAGACATTAGGGGAGAAAATTGACTCGTATGATGTCATAATAAG AATGAATAATGGCCCTGTGATAGGGTACGAAGAGGATGTTGGGAGGAGGACAACTTTCCGCCTTTCTTACCCAGAATCTATCTTCTCAGATCCCATCCACTACGACCCTAATACCACTATTGTTCTCATTGTCTTCAAACCACGAGACTTGAAGTGGCTTTGGGAGATACTTGGTGGTCAGAAAATA AGCGCGAAGGGCTTTTGGAAGAAACCAGCTCTGAATATGATCTACAAATCGAGTCAAATCAGGATTCTTGATCCCAGCATCACCAGGAAAACTGCTTATGAGTGGCTTCATTTCCCAGCAAGGTTTCCTAAGAAGGAG AAACCCAAGCATCCAACAACAGGCCTAATTGCCGTTACACTGGCTTTTCACATATGCCATGAAGTCCACCTGGCAGGCTTCAAGTACGACTTCACTGACCGAAATAGTTCTTTGCACTACTATGGCAATGAAACCATGTCACAGATGATGCAG AATGAATACCACAACATCACCGCTGAGCAGAAATTTTTGAAGAACCTTATAGACAAGAACTTTGTGGTCAATTTGACGTGA
- the ST3GAL6 gene encoding type 2 lactosamine alpha-2,3-sialyltransferase isoform X4 codes for MKRILLVFILAAAVMYGILHGNLWRNNFYWISFYGQASSVRASPSYVTSGVTISYNQLPPTAVERRNALDTCLLKPAFESLLGVDKIYPFLCANDFIRVAEFQGSNKFELPYGIKRAEQFFRLALSRLQNCDFSSEEDSIPCRRCVVVGNGGVLRNKTLGEKIDSYDVIIRMNNGPVIGYEEDVGRRTTFRLSYPESIFSDPIHYDPNTTIVLIVFKPRDLKWLWEILGGQKISAKGFWKKPALNMIYKSSQIRILDPSITRKTAYEWLHFPARFPKKEKPKHPTTGLIAVTLAFHICHEVHLAGFKYDFTDRNSSLHYYGNETMSQMMQNEYHNITAEQKFLKNLIDKNFVVNLT; via the exons ATGAAACGAATTCTTCTGGTTTTtatcctggctgctgctgttatGTATGGTATCCTGCATGGAAATCTGTGGAGAAATAACTTCTACTG GATTAGCTTTTATGGACAGGCTTCCTCTGTGAGAGCTTCTCCTTCCTATGTGACTAGTGGAGTTACAATCAGTTACAATCA gctACCACCTACGGCTGTAGAGAGGAGGAATGCATTGGACACTTGTCTCCTGAAACCAGCATTTGAATCTTTACTGGG tGTTGACAAAATATACCCATTCCTGTGCGCTAATGATTTTATCAGAGTGGCAGAGTTCCAAGGGAGCAATAAGTTTGAACTACCTTATGGAATAAAGAGAGCAG AGCAATTTTTTCGTTTAGCCCTTTCAAGACTGCAGAACTGTGACTTTTCCAGTGAAGAAGACAG CATTCCCTGTCGACGGTGCGTTGTGGTTGGTAATGGAGGAGTGCTTCGAAATAAGACATTAGGGGAGAAAATTGACTCGTATGATGTCATAATAAG AATGAATAATGGCCCTGTGATAGGGTACGAAGAGGATGTTGGGAGGAGGACAACTTTCCGCCTTTCTTACCCAGAATCTATCTTCTCAGATCCCATCCACTACGACCCTAATACCACTATTGTTCTCATTGTCTTCAAACCACGAGACTTGAAGTGGCTTTGGGAGATACTTGGTGGTCAGAAAATA AGCGCGAAGGGCTTTTGGAAGAAACCAGCTCTGAATATGATCTACAAATCGAGTCAAATCAGGATTCTTGATCCCAGCATCACCAGGAAAACTGCTTATGAGTGGCTTCATTTCCCAGCAAGGTTTCCTAAGAAGGAG AAACCCAAGCATCCAACAACAGGCCTAATTGCCGTTACACTGGCTTTTCACATATGCCATGAAGTCCACCTGGCAGGCTTCAAGTACGACTTCACTGACCGAAATAGTTCTTTGCACTACTATGGCAATGAAACCATGTCACAGATGATGCAG AATGAATACCACAACATCACCGCTGAGCAGAAATTTTTGAAGAACCTTATAGACAAGAACTTTGTGGTCAATTTGACGTGA
- the ST3GAL6 gene encoding type 2 lactosamine alpha-2,3-sialyltransferase isoform X6, with protein MNNGPVIGYEEDVGRRTTFRLSYPESIFSDPIHYDPNTTIVLIVFKPRDLKWLWEILGGQKISAKGFWKKPALNMIYKSSQIRILDPSITRKTAYEWLHFPARFPKKEKPKHPTTGLIAVTLAFHICHEVHLAGFKYDFTDRNSSLHYYGNETMSQMMQNEYHNITAEQKFLKNLIDKNFVVNLT; from the exons ATGAATAATGGCCCTGTGATAGGGTACGAAGAGGATGTTGGGAGGAGGACAACTTTCCGCCTTTCTTACCCAGAATCTATCTTCTCAGATCCCATCCACTACGACCCTAATACCACTATTGTTCTCATTGTCTTCAAACCACGAGACTTGAAGTGGCTTTGGGAGATACTTGGTGGTCAGAAAATA AGCGCGAAGGGCTTTTGGAAGAAACCAGCTCTGAATATGATCTACAAATCGAGTCAAATCAGGATTCTTGATCCCAGCATCACCAGGAAAACTGCTTATGAGTGGCTTCATTTCCCAGCAAGGTTTCCTAAGAAGGAG AAACCCAAGCATCCAACAACAGGCCTAATTGCCGTTACACTGGCTTTTCACATATGCCATGAAGTCCACCTGGCAGGCTTCAAGTACGACTTCACTGACCGAAATAGTTCTTTGCACTACTATGGCAATGAAACCATGTCACAGATGATGCAG AATGAATACCACAACATCACCGCTGAGCAGAAATTTTTGAAGAACCTTATAGACAAGAACTTTGTGGTCAATTTGACGTGA
- the ST3GAL6 gene encoding type 2 lactosamine alpha-2,3-sialyltransferase isoform X3, giving the protein MRGRLSPPRGAREGPAGSSAPPHTGLLVMKRILLVFILAAAVMYGILHGNLWRNNFYWLPPTAVERRNALDTCLLKPAFESLLGVDKIYPFLCANDFIRVAEFQGSNKFELPYGIKRAEQFFRLALSRLQNCDFSSEEDSIPCRRCVVVGNGGVLRNKTLGEKIDSYDVIIRMNNGPVIGYEEDVGRRTTFRLSYPESIFSDPIHYDPNTTIVLIVFKPRDLKWLWEILGGQKISAKGFWKKPALNMIYKSSQIRILDPSITRKTAYEWLHFPARFPKKEKPKHPTTGLIAVTLAFHICHEVHLAGFKYDFTDRNSSLHYYGNETMSQMMQNEYHNITAEQKFLKNLIDKNFVVNLT; this is encoded by the exons GTTTATTAGTCATGAAACGAATTCTTCTGGTTTTtatcctggctgctgctgttatGTATGGTATCCTGCATGGAAATCTGTGGAGAAATAACTTCTACTG gctACCACCTACGGCTGTAGAGAGGAGGAATGCATTGGACACTTGTCTCCTGAAACCAGCATTTGAATCTTTACTGGG tGTTGACAAAATATACCCATTCCTGTGCGCTAATGATTTTATCAGAGTGGCAGAGTTCCAAGGGAGCAATAAGTTTGAACTACCTTATGGAATAAAGAGAGCAG AGCAATTTTTTCGTTTAGCCCTTTCAAGACTGCAGAACTGTGACTTTTCCAGTGAAGAAGACAG CATTCCCTGTCGACGGTGCGTTGTGGTTGGTAATGGAGGAGTGCTTCGAAATAAGACATTAGGGGAGAAAATTGACTCGTATGATGTCATAATAAG AATGAATAATGGCCCTGTGATAGGGTACGAAGAGGATGTTGGGAGGAGGACAACTTTCCGCCTTTCTTACCCAGAATCTATCTTCTCAGATCCCATCCACTACGACCCTAATACCACTATTGTTCTCATTGTCTTCAAACCACGAGACTTGAAGTGGCTTTGGGAGATACTTGGTGGTCAGAAAATA AGCGCGAAGGGCTTTTGGAAGAAACCAGCTCTGAATATGATCTACAAATCGAGTCAAATCAGGATTCTTGATCCCAGCATCACCAGGAAAACTGCTTATGAGTGGCTTCATTTCCCAGCAAGGTTTCCTAAGAAGGAG AAACCCAAGCATCCAACAACAGGCCTAATTGCCGTTACACTGGCTTTTCACATATGCCATGAAGTCCACCTGGCAGGCTTCAAGTACGACTTCACTGACCGAAATAGTTCTTTGCACTACTATGGCAATGAAACCATGTCACAGATGATGCAG AATGAATACCACAACATCACCGCTGAGCAGAAATTTTTGAAGAACCTTATAGACAAGAACTTTGTGGTCAATTTGACGTGA